In one Neobacillus sp. WH10 genomic region, the following are encoded:
- a CDS encoding glucosaminidase domain-containing protein has translation MKKKRVTAFVLASMLFSSTASGVTAAGTYTWKYQNNQWYYLTSAGKPVTGWVLYGNKWYFLDSNGVMKTGWLLYNNKWYYLDSSGAMKTGWVPSGNKWYFLDSSGAMKTGWLSNGGKWYFLDQSGAMKTGWFKENNTWYFLDPSGAMKTGWFKENNTWYFLEPSGAMKTGWLEDGNVKYYLSSSGAMVTGQKFIDGIPYVFTTSGALSTAPLTGFFRDGQIIMYFDSNGEKHKGWLTEGTNKYYFSDNGFALIGWLTENGKKYYFGQDGKMKTGWVLDANKWFYMNADGTMATGWVYANGKWYFMNENGIMQTGWLLDNGAYYYLNKNGDMAVGWLFLGGNWYYLAGNGKMVTGEQVIDGKTYYFFDNGVWNSGPITKTTNYNLTFQQMLDIQMQRSPQTDKYKNAKAYVSSDYVLVDATDPTKGVVTSTTPLNVREDTNTNSFIFGTLSPGSQVQIVSKVGTWYEIKYVTWRNAKASDVSYFLNPNSFSTTSTEYFQFLLLNKGAGTTAQDLNAKTLAGKGILEGKADAFLEASKKYNINEIYLISHALLETGNGNSALAQGIIVDTVDGKKLDQPVKVYNMYGIGAIDSCPNTCGAETAYKKGWFTPEAAIIGGAEFIGAGYINASTPQNTLYKMRWNPDAPWHQYATDIGWAVKQTNSIKKIYDSLSSYTLYFDVSVYK, from the coding sequence TTGAAGAAAAAACGTGTCACTGCTTTCGTCTTGGCATCCATGTTGTTCTCTTCGACGGCCTCAGGCGTTACCGCAGCTGGAACCTATACATGGAAGTATCAAAACAACCAATGGTACTACTTAACATCAGCTGGAAAGCCTGTTACAGGTTGGGTACTATATGGTAATAAATGGTATTTTTTAGACAGCAATGGTGTAATGAAGACAGGTTGGCTATTATACAATAATAAATGGTATTACCTAGATTCAAGCGGAGCAATGAAAACCGGCTGGGTACCAAGTGGAAACAAATGGTATTTTCTTGATTCAAGTGGTGCAATGAAAACCGGTTGGTTGTCTAATGGAGGCAAATGGTATTTCCTCGATCAGAGCGGTGCGATGAAAACCGGCTGGTTTAAAGAAAATAATACTTGGTATTTCCTCGATCCAAGCGGTGCGATGAAAACCGGCTGGTTTAAAGAAAATAATACTTGGTATTTCCTAGAGCCAAGTGGTGCAATGAAAACCGGCTGGCTGGAAGATGGAAACGTAAAATATTATCTTAGCTCAAGCGGCGCAATGGTTACTGGACAAAAATTCATTGACGGAATACCGTATGTATTCACCACTTCAGGTGCTTTGAGTACGGCACCATTGACTGGTTTCTTCCGCGATGGTCAAATTATCATGTATTTTGATTCCAATGGAGAGAAGCATAAAGGCTGGCTTACTGAAGGGACGAATAAATATTATTTTTCCGACAATGGCTTCGCTCTAATCGGCTGGTTAACGGAAAATGGTAAAAAGTATTACTTTGGCCAGGATGGCAAGATGAAGACCGGCTGGGTACTTGATGCGAATAAATGGTTTTATATGAATGCCGACGGAACAATGGCCACAGGCTGGGTGTATGCCAATGGAAAATGGTATTTTATGAATGAAAATGGCATAATGCAGACCGGCTGGTTACTGGATAACGGTGCTTATTATTACTTGAATAAGAATGGAGATATGGCGGTTGGCTGGTTGTTCCTTGGTGGCAATTGGTACTATCTTGCAGGGAATGGAAAAATGGTTACCGGTGAACAGGTCATCGATGGGAAAACCTATTACTTTTTCGATAATGGTGTCTGGAACAGCGGCCCTATTACGAAAACGACCAACTATAATCTTACATTCCAGCAAATGCTCGACATACAGATGCAACGATCACCGCAAACGGATAAGTATAAGAATGCTAAAGCCTATGTGAGCAGTGACTATGTTCTTGTAGATGCCACAGATCCTACCAAAGGAGTCGTGACCTCCACAACGCCGCTTAACGTACGCGAGGATACGAATACAAATTCCTTTATTTTTGGAACATTGAGCCCTGGTTCACAGGTGCAAATTGTTTCTAAAGTTGGAACATGGTATGAAATTAAATATGTTACGTGGCGAAATGCAAAAGCATCAGATGTTTCTTATTTTTTGAATCCGAATTCTTTTAGTACTACTAGTACAGAATATTTCCAGTTTCTTCTTTTAAACAAAGGTGCCGGAACTACTGCCCAGGACTTAAATGCAAAAACACTGGCAGGAAAAGGGATTCTTGAAGGAAAGGCAGATGCCTTCCTGGAAGCAAGCAAAAAGTATAATATCAATGAAATTTATTTAATTTCTCATGCCTTACTTGAAACCGGAAATGGCAATTCTGCTCTTGCACAAGGGATTATCGTTGATACGGTCGACGGGAAAAAGTTAGATCAACCAGTGAAGGTTTATAATATGTATGGGATCGGTGCGATTGACAGCTGTCCAAATACATGCGGGGCCGAAACTGCTTATAAAAAAGGTTGGTTTACACCTGAGGCGGCCATCATCGGCGGTGCAGAATTCATCGGGGCTGGTTATATTAACGCTTCGACACCACAGAATACCCTTTATAAAATGAGATGGAATCCTGATGCTCCTTGGCATCAATATGCAACTGATATTGGCTGGGCGGTAAAGCAAACAAATAGTATTAAAAAAATCTACGATTCATTAAGTTCATATACCTTATATTTTGATGTTTCTGTTTATAAATAA
- a CDS encoding S8 family serine peptidase yields MSLKSWKKKKKVTTYVLASALVLSNLGYAAAAQTPSAKKDYASMINQFKQHLKVNDRKKLSETLKAHFKATDNVRIIVEVDGQTPVELATQQGKLYKELAESTKTSMAARLEKQHATVKEKIKAKGVNLKYKNQFTTAFNGFSGEIAFGDIAKLEAVEGVKNVYLANEYKRPVKPDLKTSKSLVQAPETWADAGLKGEGMIVAVIDTGVDPAHKDFVLSDDSKAGLSEEDVEQIVSKDGLKGKYYTEKVPYGYNYFDQNDTIIDKGLDTGMHGMHVAGIVAANGKEEDGGVKGIAPEAQVLAMKVFSNDLLFPSTWSDVYLAAIDDSIKLGADVLNMSLGEVASFYSKDSAEDVAITRATNNGIVCSMSAGNSGTIGYGWGNPFYKNPDIGVVEAPGLNPAGISVAAANNLSTQYQHSVTVGSFNGIGYGTDDWTPLTSENEKLQIVSLNGALGTPEDYEEVDVAQKVVLVKRGDLSLAEKALFAAEAGAAGIIVYDDGSSTFYKNQGGFDIPFMLISQKEGESLETAIATGSASVTINQIEKQQDPDSGKMTEFSSWGTTPGLELKPEITAPGGNILSTLNNDQYGTYSGTSMAAPHVAGGSALVQQYLQKDDRFKGLSISERTRLAKTLLMNTAKVVDDANGQPYSPRFQGAGMMQTYNAVKTPVYVVNKSNGQAKVELKDFTSKKFEMTLTAKNVSTKDVTYNVNTNVLADTLKQNDKGENYNALIAGNLEGVIVDGPSTVTVLAGQTKDITIKVDISKAKVPAIDVNGNKTSVALKEDMFVEGFVKLVDADKNVAGKKEISPDLTVPYVGFYGKWDRPSILDGFKDFGESRFYDLQGMFDGEDEEGNKVEVPVHDMLSDDWFTEPVPEKGFYAISPNGDWTKDDINVFPSFLRNAAEAQFNILDENKQLLRRVKLEKNVFKSYFDDGNGMPFSYNYDRTWDGTVKGKSVKDGLYYYQVKTVIDYKGAGYQTKDIPILVDTVAPQVTASFDPETSFVSWDTVEEGSGVLSYGIFVNGEFVGETTGKENSYELTDVPEGSIIDVLAADYAYNFGGDTAAVGEVEDGEPVIIIDPFSTMPYGAYNAKAVPVTGMVIEDLGLKSLTVNGKAVSFTHAGPGMYAFSTNVTFAKDGFYDIIVKAVDQSDNSSSIARKVFVDSSVPQINVTAPKLVAENKEEVTLKLNLKDNFNYLSLFVNDNHEYEKAIVGPVDVLTPANDNVEVKVAINRGENKISLKLRDLAGNETVKEVVINRANVTGWKQEDGSWYYYNNSIKATGWLKGGNTWYFLDKDGKMQTGWFKDKNKWYFLTKSGAMAENQWVLDHNKWYYLGKDGVMQTGWIHLSGKWYYLNAKGEMATGWVLLNGKWYYLNASGDMATGWKQIGGKWYYLYTSGQLAVNTTINGYKVNKDGTWVK; encoded by the coding sequence ATGAGCCTAAAGTCATGGAAAAAGAAAAAGAAAGTGACTACATATGTGCTGGCATCTGCCTTGGTTCTATCAAACCTTGGTTATGCGGCAGCAGCACAAACACCATCGGCAAAAAAAGATTACGCTTCGATGATCAACCAATTTAAACAGCATTTAAAAGTAAACGACCGCAAAAAACTAAGTGAGACACTTAAAGCCCACTTCAAAGCGACAGACAATGTCCGCATCATTGTGGAAGTGGACGGGCAGACTCCTGTTGAGTTAGCAACACAGCAAGGCAAACTGTACAAGGAATTGGCGGAAAGTACGAAAACCTCAATGGCGGCAAGACTTGAGAAACAGCATGCAACAGTGAAGGAGAAAATCAAAGCTAAAGGTGTCAATCTTAAATATAAGAACCAATTTACAACGGCCTTTAACGGTTTCAGTGGTGAAATAGCATTTGGTGACATTGCTAAGCTTGAAGCAGTCGAAGGTGTTAAAAATGTTTATTTAGCCAATGAATACAAGCGCCCGGTAAAACCTGATTTAAAAACGAGTAAATCTCTTGTCCAAGCACCTGAAACTTGGGCTGACGCAGGCTTAAAAGGCGAGGGTATGATTGTCGCTGTCATTGACACAGGTGTTGACCCAGCACATAAGGATTTTGTTTTATCAGATGACTCCAAAGCAGGGCTCTCTGAAGAAGATGTCGAGCAAATTGTTAGTAAAGATGGTTTAAAAGGTAAGTATTATACTGAAAAGGTTCCATATGGCTATAACTATTTTGACCAGAATGACACAATCATCGATAAAGGGCTGGATACTGGCATGCATGGGATGCATGTGGCCGGAATAGTTGCAGCAAACGGGAAGGAAGAAGATGGCGGTGTTAAGGGGATAGCTCCGGAAGCACAAGTTCTGGCGATGAAGGTATTTAGTAATGACTTGCTTTTCCCGTCTACGTGGTCTGATGTTTACCTTGCTGCCATCGATGATTCGATTAAGCTAGGTGCAGATGTATTGAATATGAGCCTTGGAGAGGTTGCTTCTTTTTATTCGAAAGATAGTGCAGAAGATGTTGCGATCACAAGAGCAACGAATAATGGCATTGTTTGTTCGATGTCTGCAGGCAACTCAGGAACTATTGGCTATGGTTGGGGCAACCCTTTTTATAAAAATCCGGATATTGGAGTCGTTGAAGCACCAGGATTAAATCCTGCGGGCATCTCTGTTGCGGCAGCAAATAATCTTTCCACACAATATCAACATTCCGTCACCGTGGGCAGCTTCAATGGTATTGGCTATGGGACGGACGATTGGACTCCGCTTACATCAGAAAATGAGAAATTACAGATTGTCAGCCTAAACGGTGCATTAGGTACCCCTGAAGATTATGAAGAAGTAGATGTCGCTCAGAAAGTGGTCCTTGTTAAACGCGGCGATCTATCCTTGGCAGAAAAAGCATTATTTGCAGCAGAAGCAGGTGCAGCAGGTATTATTGTTTATGATGATGGAAGCTCAACATTCTATAAAAATCAAGGCGGCTTTGACATTCCATTTATGTTAATTTCACAAAAAGAGGGTGAGTCACTGGAAACAGCGATAGCAACCGGCTCTGCTTCAGTAACGATTAACCAAATAGAAAAACAACAAGACCCTGACTCAGGCAAAATGACGGAGTTCTCTTCGTGGGGAACAACACCTGGTCTTGAGTTAAAACCGGAAATCACTGCACCAGGAGGAAATATTCTTTCCACCTTAAATAATGATCAATATGGAACATATAGCGGCACATCAATGGCAGCTCCACATGTGGCCGGCGGCTCTGCTCTTGTCCAGCAATACCTGCAAAAGGACGATCGTTTCAAAGGTCTTTCTATCAGTGAGCGGACCCGATTGGCCAAAACATTATTAATGAATACCGCAAAAGTCGTCGATGATGCGAATGGACAACCTTACTCACCGCGCTTTCAAGGGGCAGGGATGATGCAGACATACAATGCGGTTAAAACACCTGTATATGTTGTTAATAAAAGCAACGGTCAAGCAAAAGTGGAATTAAAAGACTTCACTTCGAAAAAATTTGAAATGACCCTTACTGCCAAAAACGTTTCAACGAAGGATGTTACTTATAATGTAAATACAAATGTTTTAGCAGACACACTGAAGCAAAATGATAAGGGTGAAAACTACAATGCCTTGATTGCCGGTAATCTTGAAGGTGTCATTGTCGACGGACCGTCAACCGTCACTGTTCTGGCCGGGCAAACAAAAGATATCACCATAAAGGTCGATATTAGTAAGGCGAAGGTGCCTGCTATTGATGTGAACGGGAATAAAACATCGGTTGCCCTTAAAGAAGATATGTTTGTGGAAGGTTTTGTAAAATTAGTGGATGCTGATAAGAATGTGGCGGGCAAAAAGGAGATTAGTCCGGACCTTACCGTTCCATATGTCGGATTCTACGGCAAGTGGGATCGCCCATCCATTCTCGATGGCTTTAAAGATTTCGGAGAATCACGTTTTTACGATCTTCAAGGTATGTTTGATGGGGAAGATGAAGAGGGAAATAAAGTGGAAGTTCCTGTCCATGATATGTTGTCAGATGACTGGTTCACAGAGCCGGTTCCTGAAAAAGGGTTCTATGCCATCTCACCAAATGGAGACTGGACAAAGGATGATATTAATGTATTCCCATCATTTTTACGGAATGCCGCCGAGGCTCAATTTAATATTTTAGATGAAAATAAACAATTACTCCGTCGGGTAAAATTGGAGAAAAACGTATTTAAGAGCTATTTTGATGATGGTAACGGAATGCCATTCTCCTATAATTATGATCGTACATGGGATGGCACGGTGAAAGGAAAGTCGGTTAAAGACGGCTTGTATTACTATCAAGTCAAAACGGTGATTGACTACAAAGGTGCTGGGTATCAAACAAAAGACATTCCAATCTTAGTTGATACCGTTGCACCACAAGTAACGGCAAGCTTTGACCCTGAAACATCTTTTGTCAGCTGGGATACGGTAGAGGAAGGGTCAGGTGTCCTATCCTATGGTATTTTTGTCAATGGTGAGTTTGTGGGAGAAACGACAGGTAAAGAAAATAGCTATGAATTAACCGATGTTCCTGAAGGTTCAATCATTGATGTTCTTGCTGCTGACTATGCGTATAACTTTGGCGGGGATACAGCTGCTGTTGGTGAGGTAGAAGACGGTGAACCTGTGATTATCATTGATCCGTTTTCAACGATGCCGTATGGAGCCTACAATGCAAAAGCGGTACCAGTTACAGGAATGGTAATCGAGGATTTAGGATTAAAATCCTTAACCGTTAATGGAAAAGCAGTAAGCTTTACACATGCAGGTCCGGGAATGTATGCATTTTCTACAAATGTAACATTTGCAAAGGATGGATTTTACGATATTATTGTCAAAGCAGTCGATCAATCAGACAATTCGTCTTCGATTGCTCGTAAGGTTTTCGTTGATTCCTCTGTACCGCAAATCAATGTAACCGCACCAAAGCTTGTTGCTGAAAACAAAGAAGAAGTGACATTGAAGCTTAATCTAAAGGATAATTTTAACTACCTTTCATTATTTGTTAACGATAATCACGAATATGAAAAAGCAATTGTTGGCCCGGTAGATGTTCTCACTCCGGCAAATGACAATGTAGAAGTAAAGGTAGCTATTAACCGTGGTGAAAACAAAATTTCCTTAAAGCTTCGAGATCTTGCAGGCAACGAAACGGTGAAGGAAGTAGTAATTAATCGTGCAAATGTGACGGGTTGGAAGCAAGAAGATGGCTCATGGTATTACTACAATAATAGCATAAAAGCAACTGGTTGGTTAAAGGGTGGAAATACTTGGTATTTCTTAGATAAAGATGGAAAAATGCAAACAGGCTGGTTCAAAGACAAGAACAAATGGTACTTCCTAACTAAGAGTGGTGCAATGGCAGAAAATCAATGGGTACTAGATCATAATAAATGGTATTACCTTGGTAAAGATGGTGTGATGCAGACCGGCTGGATTCATTTAAGCGGTAAATGGTATTACCTAAATGCAAAAGGTGAAATGGCCACGGGTTGGGTTCTCCTTAATGGCAAATGGTACTATCTAAACGCAAGCGGCGACATGGCAACAGGTTGGAAGCAGATTGGCGGTAAGTGGTACTATCTATACACCTCTGGTCAACTCGCAGTCAACACAACTATTAATGGCTACAAAGTGAACAAAGACGGTACATGGGTCAAATAA
- a CDS encoding S8 family serine peptidase has product MSKKNHNKKRKIATYALASALVMSNFSFVSQASAAYKPGDLEAKIKQLKQQQNRESLKLKAEAKNLRADLKATDKVRVIVEVEGQTAVEYATKEGKLYKELSEDKKSSFASKTEIQQKSVKDKINSKGINIKYKQKFSTAFNGFSGEIAYGDLDKIEAVAGVKAVYLANEYNRPKVKPNMKTSHQFVESRTTWEKTGYRGEGMVVAVIDTGVDPSHRDFKLTDRSKEGLTKEEVAQTVADNGLKGKFYTDKVPFGYNYYDGNDIILDLGPGASMHGMHVAGTVAANGDEANGGIKGVAPEAQVLAMKVFSNDPIYPSTWSDVYLAAIDDSIKLGADVLNMSLGDVAAFYQEDSAEDLAIQRATANGIVCAMSAGNSNHIGDGWDNPYAKNPDIGVVGAPSLNPDGISVAASGNEAYLYQHNITVDGLEGFTSLGKGIDDWSKLVADNGGKLELASIGGKLGYPEDYNGVDVKGKVVLVPRGTLSFYDKTVNAANAGAAGIIVYNRTNGFWFDNQGGWDVPFLLISGAEGNTLEEQVAKGQTFINVTRSNKQESPEMGRMTSFTSWGTTPSLDLKPEITAPGGNIYSTVNNDNYTVMSGTSMAAPHVAGGSALVQQYLQADDRFKNLSVAERTHFAKVLLMNTAKNIDDLNGQPFSPRRQGAGMMQTYAAVSTPAYFVNKATGDAKVELKDFQSKQFEMTFTVKNISKDKTATYKVNTDVLTDTIQDFGEDVPEYNALIAGDLDGAKVEAPSEVKVAPGESKDFTVKVDLSNAKVPGLDADGNKTLLDLRENIFVEGSVTLEGTDKDTPNLTAPYVGFYGNWDQPEVIDGFTALGEERYFDLQYYFGKGATDIVRDTDEYFTTAVPEKGFIALSPNGDNYADSINPFPAFLRNAAEAQFNILDKDGNQLKRVKAESDVYKNAFDGGSGSPYSYKADRVWDGKIKGEAVKDGLYYYEIKTVIDYAGAKWQSKKIPVYVDTTAPKVKSTFDSAKSTVSWETTENGTGTEEYWIFVNGEKVAAVDDKTTSYVLKEAPEKAIVQVVAWDYAGNYGYDTAAIGDVENPLIVITDGTKDSDGEYVPNSPEPWGAYATKEIPVKGFISDDIGLKALKVNGKEVEFKKGEDGNFHFSTIVTFEKDGLFDVQVEATDHSNKVFSIARKVYVDTTKPVINVNAPDRVNKNVDKVTLNVNLQDNFNYLNFYVGENHEFEVPLVSPVDVLNPLSKDYQVTVPLKEGENKVTLKATDLSGNETVKEVVIQRKDADKVVKNGWSLENGSWYYYVKDVKSTGWVKDTDGKWYFLNKDGKMATGWVKDGNTWYYLTKSGAMATGWLKDGNTWYYLKKSGAMATGWLLDGGKWYYLENSGAMATGWKYVNGKWYYLYSSGAMAANTTIDGYKLGKDGAWIK; this is encoded by the coding sequence ATGAGCAAAAAGAACCACAATAAAAAACGTAAGATTGCTACATACGCATTAGCCTCTGCTCTTGTTATGTCAAACTTTAGTTTTGTGTCTCAAGCATCTGCTGCCTATAAGCCAGGAGACCTGGAAGCAAAGATTAAACAATTAAAGCAGCAGCAGAACAGAGAATCCTTAAAATTAAAAGCTGAGGCTAAAAATCTTAGAGCAGACCTTAAAGCTACCGACAAAGTCCGTGTGATCGTTGAGGTTGAAGGACAAACCGCTGTTGAATATGCAACAAAAGAGGGGAAACTATACAAAGAATTATCTGAAGATAAGAAATCTTCATTTGCTTCTAAAACAGAAATCCAGCAAAAGTCAGTAAAGGATAAAATCAATTCAAAAGGTATAAACATTAAGTATAAACAGAAATTTTCAACCGCTTTCAATGGCTTCAGTGGCGAGATTGCTTATGGCGACCTGGATAAAATTGAAGCAGTTGCAGGGGTAAAAGCTGTTTACTTAGCAAATGAATATAATCGTCCAAAAGTAAAGCCGAATATGAAAACGAGCCATCAGTTCGTTGAATCCCGTACAACTTGGGAGAAAACCGGTTATAGAGGCGAAGGCATGGTTGTGGCAGTTATCGATACGGGTGTCGATCCATCCCACCGCGACTTCAAATTAACGGACAGGTCTAAAGAAGGTTTAACAAAAGAGGAAGTTGCTCAAACTGTGGCCGACAATGGGCTAAAGGGTAAATTCTACACAGATAAAGTTCCTTTCGGCTATAACTATTATGATGGAAACGATATCATCCTTGATCTAGGACCAGGTGCGAGTATGCATGGTATGCACGTTGCAGGTACTGTTGCTGCAAACGGTGACGAGGCAAACGGTGGTATTAAAGGGGTTGCTCCTGAAGCACAAGTCCTTGCAATGAAGGTATTCAGTAACGACCCAATTTACCCATCTACTTGGTCAGACGTATATCTTGCTGCGATTGATGACTCTATTAAACTAGGTGCTGATGTTCTAAACATGAGCCTTGGGGATGTCGCTGCATTCTATCAAGAAGATAGCGCAGAAGACCTTGCCATCCAGCGCGCTACTGCAAACGGTATCGTTTGTGCAATGTCTGCAGGTAACTCTAACCATATCGGTGATGGCTGGGATAACCCATATGCCAAAAACCCTGATATTGGTGTTGTTGGCGCTCCTAGCTTAAATCCTGACGGTATTTCTGTTGCGGCTTCTGGTAACGAAGCATACTTATATCAGCATAATATCACGGTTGATGGTCTTGAAGGATTCACAAGCCTTGGTAAAGGTATTGATGACTGGTCAAAGCTGGTTGCAGATAACGGCGGAAAATTGGAACTTGCCAGCATTGGCGGCAAGCTAGGCTATCCGGAGGACTATAATGGAGTAGATGTAAAAGGTAAGGTTGTTCTTGTTCCACGTGGTACCCTATCTTTCTATGATAAAACTGTTAATGCGGCGAATGCAGGAGCTGCTGGAATCATCGTTTACAATCGTACAAATGGCTTCTGGTTTGATAACCAAGGCGGCTGGGATGTTCCATTCTTGCTGATTTCAGGTGCTGAAGGAAACACACTTGAAGAACAAGTTGCGAAAGGCCAAACGTTTATTAATGTTACACGGTCAAACAAACAAGAAAGTCCTGAAATGGGCCGTATGACAAGCTTTACTTCATGGGGAACAACACCATCCCTTGACTTGAAGCCTGAAATTACAGCTCCTGGCGGTAATATTTATTCCACAGTTAATAATGATAATTATACTGTTATGAGTGGTACTTCCATGGCAGCGCCGCATGTTGCTGGCGGATCGGCTCTAGTGCAGCAATACCTGCAAGCAGATGATCGCTTCAAAAATCTTTCTGTTGCTGAACGTACGCATTTTGCAAAAGTACTATTAATGAACACGGCGAAAAATATTGACGACTTAAATGGCCAGCCATTCTCGCCTCGCCGTCAAGGTGCTGGTATGATGCAGACATATGCAGCAGTGTCAACGCCTGCTTACTTTGTGAACAAAGCAACGGGTGACGCAAAGGTAGAATTGAAGGACTTCCAATCCAAACAATTCGAAATGACTTTCACTGTTAAAAATATTTCTAAGGATAAAACGGCAACTTACAAGGTAAACACTGATGTGTTAACAGATACGATTCAAGACTTTGGTGAGGATGTACCTGAATACAACGCTCTTATTGCCGGAGATCTAGATGGTGCGAAAGTTGAAGCCCCTTCAGAAGTAAAAGTTGCACCTGGTGAGTCTAAAGACTTTACTGTTAAGGTTGATCTATCAAACGCAAAAGTTCCAGGTCTTGATGCTGATGGCAACAAAACGCTGCTAGATTTAAGAGAAAATATTTTTGTTGAAGGCTCTGTTACCTTAGAAGGAACAGACAAAGATACACCGAACCTAACAGCTCCATATGTAGGCTTCTACGGAAACTGGGATCAGCCGGAGGTCATTGATGGATTTACAGCTCTAGGTGAAGAACGCTATTTTGATTTACAATATTACTTCGGCAAAGGTGCAACAGATATTGTTAGAGATACGGATGAGTATTTTACTACTGCTGTTCCTGAAAAGGGCTTTATCGCTTTATCGCCAAACGGGGATAACTATGCTGATAGTATTAATCCATTTCCAGCATTTCTAAGAAATGCAGCTGAAGCCCAGTTCAACATTTTGGATAAGGACGGCAATCAGCTTAAGCGTGTGAAGGCTGAATCTGATGTTTATAAGAATGCGTTTGATGGAGGTTCAGGTTCACCATACTCCTATAAAGCAGACCGCGTTTGGGATGGTAAAATTAAAGGCGAAGCAGTGAAAGACGGATTGTACTATTACGAAATCAAAACGGTTATTGATTATGCTGGAGCTAAGTGGCAATCTAAGAAAATTCCAGTATATGTGGATACAACAGCACCAAAGGTTAAATCAACATTCGATTCTGCAAAATCAACTGTATCTTGGGAAACAACTGAAAACGGAACAGGTACGGAGGAATACTGGATTTTTGTCAACGGCGAGAAAGTTGCTGCAGTTGATGACAAGACCACTTCTTACGTACTTAAAGAGGCACCGGAAAAAGCAATTGTACAAGTTGTTGCTTGGGATTATGCAGGTAACTACGGTTACGATACGGCAGCCATCGGTGATGTGGAAAATCCATTGATTGTAATCACTGATGGTACAAAAGATTCAGATGGTGAATATGTACCAAATTCACCTGAGCCATGGGGTGCTTATGCTACAAAAGAAATTCCTGTTAAAGGGTTTATCTCCGATGACATCGGCTTAAAAGCATTGAAAGTAAATGGAAAAGAGGTTGAATTCAAGAAGGGTGAAGATGGAAACTTCCACTTCTCTACTATCGTTACGTTTGAAAAAGATGGATTATTCGATGTTCAGGTGGAAGCAACTGACCACTCTAACAAAGTATTCTCCATTGCCCGCAAGGTATATGTTGATACAACAAAACCAGTGATCAATGTGAATGCCCCAGATAGAGTAAATAAGAATGTTGACAAAGTAACCTTGAATGTAAACCTTCAAGATAACTTCAACTATTTAAACTTCTACGTAGGCGAAAATCACGAATTTGAAGTACCACTTGTCAGCCCTGTGGATGTATTAAATCCATTAAGCAAGGATTACCAAGTAACCGTTCCACTTAAGGAAGGAGAAAATAAAGTAACCTTGAAAGCAACTGACCTTAGCGGTAATGAAACAGTAAAGGAAGTTGTCATTCAACGTAAAGATGCCGACAAAGTAGTGAAAAATGGCTGGAGCTTAGAAAATGGTTCCTGGTACTACTATGTGAAGGACGTTAAATCTACTGGCTGGGTGAAGGATACCGATGGCAAGTGGTACTTCCTGAATAAAGATGGCAAAATGGCAACAGGCTGGGTGAAAGACGGTAATACTTGGTATTACCTAACAAAATCAGGTGCGATGGCAACTGGCTGGTTGAAAGACGGAAATACCTGGTACTACCTAAAAAAATCCGGCGCAATGGCTACGGGCTGGTTACTAGATGGCGGCAAATGGTATTACCTTGAAAACAGCGGTGCGATGGCAACCGGATGGAAGTATGTAAATGGCAAATGGTATTACCTTTATAGCTCAGGTGCGATGGCTGCTAACACAACGATTGACGGCTATAAGCTAGGCAAAGACGGAGCTTGGATTAAGTAA